The following are encoded together in the Streptomyces rapamycinicus NRRL 5491 genome:
- the alc gene encoding allantoicase, producing MTAPTPRFTGDAAPYGGGDPYADYRTADLPFTHLVDLADRRLGGSVIAANDEFFAERENLLRPEAPRFDPEAFGHKGKVMDGWETRRRRGASADTPHPAEDDHDWALIRLGAPGAVHGIVVDTAHFRGNYPRAVSVEATAVDGTPSPEELLADDIVWTELVPRTRIGGHAANGFPVSVRRRFTHLRLKQHPDGGIARLRVHGEAAPDPAWLTALGTFDLVALEHGGAAEDASDRFYSPPANSIGPGRSTRMDEGWETRRRRDTGHDWVRYRLAAQGSIRAVEIDTGCYKGNAPGWAALYGLDATTGADPADHTAPAWTELLPRTRLQPDTVHRFLLDAAPPVTHVRIDIHPDGGVARLRLHGSLTEHGAQRLAARHTELGGA from the coding sequence ATGACCGCGCCGACCCCCCGCTTCACCGGCGACGCCGCCCCGTACGGCGGTGGCGACCCGTACGCCGACTACCGGACCGCCGACCTCCCCTTCACCCACCTCGTGGACCTGGCCGACCGGCGGCTCGGCGGAAGCGTGATCGCCGCCAACGACGAGTTCTTCGCCGAGCGCGAGAACCTGCTGAGGCCCGAAGCGCCGCGCTTCGACCCCGAGGCCTTCGGCCACAAGGGCAAGGTCATGGACGGCTGGGAGACCCGGCGGCGGCGCGGGGCCTCGGCCGACACCCCGCATCCGGCCGAGGACGACCACGACTGGGCCCTGATCCGCCTCGGCGCGCCCGGGGCCGTCCACGGCATCGTCGTCGACACCGCCCACTTCCGCGGCAACTACCCGCGCGCGGTGAGCGTCGAGGCCACGGCGGTGGACGGCACCCCGTCCCCCGAGGAGCTCCTGGCCGACGACATCGTATGGACCGAGCTCGTCCCCCGTACGCGGATCGGCGGCCACGCGGCCAACGGCTTCCCCGTCTCCGTCCGCCGCCGCTTCACCCACCTCCGCCTCAAGCAGCACCCCGACGGGGGCATCGCCCGCCTCCGCGTCCACGGCGAGGCCGCCCCCGACCCGGCGTGGCTCACCGCCCTCGGCACCTTCGACCTGGTGGCGCTGGAGCACGGCGGAGCGGCCGAGGACGCCTCCGACCGCTTCTACTCCCCGCCCGCCAACTCCATCGGGCCGGGCCGCTCCACACGGATGGACGAGGGCTGGGAGACCCGCCGCCGCCGCGACACGGGCCACGACTGGGTCCGCTACCGCCTCGCCGCCCAGGGGTCCATCCGCGCCGTGGAGATCGACACCGGCTGCTACAAGGGCAACGCACCGGGCTGGGCGGCGCTGTACGGCCTCGACGCGACAACCGGCGCGGACCCGGCCGACCACACGGCCCCGGCCTGGACCGAACTCCTGCCCCGCACCCGCCTCCAGCCCGATACGGTCCACCGCTTCCTCCTGGACGCGGCCCCGCCGGTGACCCACGTCCGGATCGACATCCATCCGGACGGCGGCGTGGCCCGCCTACGGCTGCACGGCTCGCTGACCGAGCACGGCGCGCAGCGGCTGGCCGCGCGCCACACGGAGCTGGGCGGCGCCTGA
- the allB gene encoding allantoinase AllB, protein MFDLDPEARSEPEPEPELVLRSRRVMTPDGPRAASVAVSVAEGRISAVLPYDTAVPPGARLEDLGDDVLLPGLVDTHVHVNDPGRTAWEGFGSATRAAAAGGVTTLVDMPLNSVPPTTTVPALEVKQAVARRSAHVDIGFWGGAVPGNAPELRPLHDAGVLGFKAFLLPSGVDEFPPLAPDQLRTALREIAGFGGLLIVHAEDARLIDGAPPPTGPRYADFLASRPSAAENEAIAGLIALARELDARVHVLHLSSADALPLIADARREGVRITVETCPHFLTLTAEEVPDGATEFKCCPPIREAANQDALWAGLAAGEIDCVVSDHSPCSAELKVGDFGQAWGGISSLQLGLPAVWTAARRRGHTLHDVARWMSTGPAALVRLDRKGAIEPGRDADFAVLAPDETFTVDPVTLHHRNQVTAYAGRTLYGVVRSTWLRGRKIADHGTPAEPTGRLLERPSCP, encoded by the coding sequence GTGTTCGACCTGGATCCGGAAGCGCGTTCGGAACCGGAGCCCGAACCGGAGCTGGTGCTGCGCTCACGCCGCGTCATGACCCCGGATGGTCCGCGCGCGGCATCCGTCGCCGTGTCCGTCGCCGAGGGGAGGATCAGCGCCGTCCTGCCGTACGACACCGCCGTACCGCCCGGGGCGCGACTCGAAGACCTCGGGGACGACGTCCTGCTCCCCGGCCTCGTCGACACCCACGTCCACGTCAACGACCCCGGCCGCACCGCATGGGAGGGGTTCGGCTCCGCCACCCGCGCCGCCGCGGCCGGTGGCGTCACCACCCTCGTCGACATGCCGCTCAACAGCGTCCCGCCGACCACCACCGTCCCCGCCCTGGAGGTCAAACAGGCCGTCGCCCGGCGGTCGGCCCATGTCGACATCGGGTTCTGGGGCGGCGCCGTGCCCGGGAACGCCCCGGAGCTGCGGCCGCTGCACGACGCGGGCGTTCTCGGCTTCAAGGCGTTCCTGCTCCCCTCCGGCGTGGACGAATTCCCGCCACTCGCCCCCGACCAGCTCCGGACCGCCCTCCGCGAGATCGCGGGCTTCGGCGGACTGCTGATCGTCCACGCCGAGGACGCCCGCCTCATCGACGGCGCCCCGCCGCCCACCGGCCCGCGCTACGCCGACTTCCTCGCCTCCCGCCCGAGCGCCGCCGAGAACGAGGCCATCGCGGGCCTCATCGCCCTCGCCCGCGAGCTGGACGCCCGCGTCCACGTCCTGCACCTCTCGTCCGCCGACGCGCTGCCGCTGATCGCCGACGCACGGCGCGAGGGCGTCCGGATCACCGTGGAGACCTGCCCGCACTTCCTGACCCTCACCGCCGAGGAAGTCCCCGACGGCGCCACGGAGTTCAAATGCTGTCCGCCGATCAGGGAGGCCGCCAACCAGGACGCGCTGTGGGCGGGCCTGGCGGCCGGGGAGATCGACTGCGTCGTCTCCGACCACTCGCCCTGCTCGGCCGAGCTCAAGGTCGGCGACTTCGGGCAGGCCTGGGGCGGCATCTCCTCGCTCCAGCTCGGGCTCCCGGCCGTCTGGACGGCGGCCCGGCGGCGCGGCCACACCCTCCACGACGTGGCCCGCTGGATGTCCACCGGCCCCGCCGCGCTCGTCCGTCTCGACCGTAAGGGCGCCATCGAGCCGGGGCGCGACGCCGACTTCGCGGTCCTCGCCCCCGACGAGACCTTCACCGTCGACCCCGTCACCCTCCACCACCGCAACCAGGTCACCGCCTACGCGGGCAGAACGCTGTACGGCGTCGTACGGTCCACATGGCTGCGCGGCCGGAAGATCGCCGACCACGGCACGCCGGCCGAACCCACCGGCCGACTCCTGGAAAGGCCGTCCTGCCCATGA
- a CDS encoding NCS1 family nucleobase:cation symporter-1, with translation MTAPRSPDPRLYNEDLAPAKERTWGTYSIFALWMSDTHAISNYAFAASLFVLGLPTWEVFLSLLAGITIVHWLMNRMGHAGHRTGVPFPVLARASWGVYGANIPALLRAVMAVAWYGIQTWLASEALILLGVQLAPGLAEYDHNSILGLSTLGWIAFLVMWLLQAVLLTRGMEFIRKVQDFATGPVVWLVMLVLAVWLVVKAGGDISLTRSLTGLSGGEQLHQSVIAVSLTVATFLTLVLNYADFARFTPDHRSYRRGNLLGLPVNFTAFAVVSVLMTAGTISVFGTAVADPVHVIARIDNPVVTVVGALSFMIATIGINVVANFVSPAYDFANLAPKHLDFRRGGMVTAVLAIVVMPWKLYSSPVVIQYFLGGLGAFLGPLVAILLVDYYLVRRGRIDVDALFSADQAGAYYYRRGFNPEAVIAFVPAAAVSAVLALVKFFSDVAPFSWCFGLAIAGGVYGLRSAKARVGGAMAQTLITSQVTTGGVLARPAAE, from the coding sequence ATGACAGCACCCCGTTCGCCCGACCCCCGTCTGTACAACGAGGACCTCGCGCCCGCGAAGGAGCGCACCTGGGGGACGTACAGCATCTTCGCCCTGTGGATGTCGGACACCCACGCGATCAGCAACTACGCCTTCGCGGCGAGCCTGTTCGTCCTCGGGCTGCCCACCTGGGAGGTGTTCCTGTCCCTGCTCGCCGGCATCACCATCGTCCACTGGCTCATGAACCGCATGGGCCACGCGGGCCACCGCACCGGAGTGCCCTTCCCGGTTCTGGCGCGGGCCAGCTGGGGGGTGTACGGCGCCAATATCCCGGCGCTGCTCCGGGCCGTGATGGCGGTCGCCTGGTACGGCATCCAGACCTGGCTGGCGTCGGAGGCGCTCATCCTGCTCGGCGTCCAGCTCGCGCCGGGGCTCGCGGAGTACGACCACAACTCCATCCTGGGCCTGTCGACCCTGGGCTGGATCGCGTTCCTGGTGATGTGGCTGCTCCAGGCGGTGCTGCTGACCCGGGGCATGGAGTTCATCCGCAAGGTGCAGGACTTCGCCACCGGCCCGGTGGTCTGGCTGGTCATGCTCGTGCTCGCCGTATGGCTGGTGGTCAAGGCGGGCGGCGACATCTCGCTCACCCGCAGCCTGACCGGGCTGAGCGGTGGCGAACAGCTGCACCAGAGCGTGATCGCGGTCAGCCTGACCGTGGCCACCTTCCTCACCCTGGTGCTCAACTACGCCGACTTCGCCCGCTTCACCCCGGATCACCGCTCGTACCGGCGCGGCAATCTGCTGGGGCTGCCGGTGAACTTCACCGCCTTCGCCGTCGTCTCCGTGCTGATGACGGCGGGCACGATCTCGGTCTTCGGCACCGCGGTCGCCGATCCGGTCCATGTCATCGCGCGGATCGACAACCCGGTGGTCACGGTGGTCGGCGCGCTGTCCTTCATGATCGCCACGATCGGGATCAACGTCGTGGCGAACTTCGTCTCACCGGCGTACGACTTCGCCAACCTCGCCCCCAAGCACCTGGACTTCCGGCGCGGCGGCATGGTCACGGCGGTGCTCGCGATCGTCGTGATGCCGTGGAAGCTGTACTCCAGCCCCGTCGTCATCCAGTACTTCCTGGGCGGCCTCGGCGCCTTCCTCGGCCCGCTCGTCGCGATCCTGCTGGTCGACTACTACCTGGTGCGGCGCGGCCGGATCGATGTCGACGCCCTGTTCAGCGCGGACCAGGCGGGGGCGTACTACTACCGCCGGGGCTTCAACCCCGAGGCCGTCATCGCCTTCGTGCCCGCGGCCGCGGTCTCCGCGGTGCTCGCACTGGTCAAGTTCTTCTCGGACGTCGCCCCGTTCTCCTGGTGCTTCGGACTGGCCATCGCCGGGGGTGTCTACGGCCTGAGGTCCGCGAAGGCCAGGGTCGGCGGCGCGATGGCCCAGACGCTGATCACATCGCAGGTCACGACGGGTGGGGTCTTGGCCCGCCCGGCGGCGGAGTGA